A single window of Ammospiza caudacuta isolate bAmmCau1 chromosome Z, bAmmCau1.pri, whole genome shotgun sequence DNA harbors:
- the FANCG gene encoding Fanconi anemia group G protein: MAAAMKRRRGTDPGPEPEPEPERGYLRAWAAQSRAVVGRWTTARCGGETRRVCRQLRDELRELLRSIRGLPAALPALPLELTVLYNSLLFTVGASDSVIKGEAEGIRQGLLRVLEACGACRQDLGTEELWEKVLQEVTLEELQAPLHRLGALQAAWWLAASQLGSVAGLFQLLSTTEDPGRAHCSEGQNKLLSLIKAWRVPPEGASLPLVQSAKDLKEILRTAAAFLQGLQELEAGNFPTAISLLQEAAGGFCSKNILAQIHTCLGCCSQRMGKPQTALQHLKRALQVDFQCLPALSHVAAVYHDLGEIDTELQALTLLYEALGKSPPAAASSSPYFLMRTELLVHTPVLTSLLRPCHPSEVKYLLAQRCLQDGRVADAVEHYLDFLSLLQEGLQQQVPLDGSSALPRIPEVFLEAASALEQAGRHQDAITVCEEVISRTTDLIPRVLRVEERQEQLESSLPGAELAGGLLSQKKESLCCLAWRAAGYLHQGWAWAKLGESKEAVTQFSRCLSDLLRVQLHGSGIRHTENLQPEVEVLQKIRLLSLLGRGTQFLELGRNKEALLDFQHSLQISPGDPAAASYLVQALWELNRKQEAAAQWQKFSQSCPAEDGQQQGQGRPLPLYLVSCQQQAVFPHSETLARSIQDYLRAAAQDTPR, encoded by the exons ATGGCGGCGGCCATGAAGCGGCGGCGCGGGACGGACCCGGGGCCGGAGCCGGAACCGGAGCCAGAGCGGGGCTACCTGCGGGCCTGGGCTGCCCAGAGCCGGGCGGTGGTCGGGCGATGGACG ACGGCGCGGTGCGGCGGAGAGACGCGGCGCGTGTGCCGTCAGCTGCGAGACGAGCTCCGGGAGCTGCTCCGGAGCATCCGCG ggctaccagctgccctccctgccctgcctctggAACTCACTGTCCTCTACAACTCCCTGCTTTTCACTGTGGGAGCATCTGACTCTGTCATcaaaggagaagcagaaggaaTACGCCAGGGGCTCCTCAGGG ttctggaGGCTTGTGGGGCCTGCAGACAGGATCTTGGCACGGAGGAGCTGTGGGAAAAGGTGCTGCAGGAGGTAaccctggaggagctgcaggcaccTCTGCACCGCCTGGGGGCCCTGCAAGCAGCCTGGTGGCTGGCAGCCAGCCAGCTGGGAAGTGTTGCTGGCCTCTTCCAGCTCCTGAGCACCACTGAG GACCCAGGAAGAGCTCACTGCAGTGAGGGGCAGAACAAGCTCCTCTCCCTGATCAAGGCATGGCGGGTCCCTCCTGAGGGGGCCTCCCTGCCCCTTGTACAAAGCGCCAAGGACTTGAAGGAAATCCTCCGCACTGCAGCAGCCTTCCTGCAAG GGCTGCAagagctggaggctgggaaCTTCCCCACCGCCATTTCCCTCCTTCAGGAAGCTGCAGGAGGATTCTGCTCCAAGAATATCCTGGCCCAGATCCACACCtgccttggctgctgctctcagcgAATG GGCAAGCCTCAGACAGCCCTTCAGCACCTGAAACGGGCCCTCCAGGTAGATTTCCAGTGCcttcctgccctgtcccacgTGGCAGCAGTGTACCATGACCTGGGAGAGATTGATACAGAGCTGCAGGCCCTGACCCTGCTCTACGAG GCTCTGGGAAAAagccctccagcagctgcttcctctAGTCCCTATTTCCTAATGCGAACAGAGCTGCTTGTCCACACACCAGTACTCACTTCCCTCCTCCGGCCTTGCCACCCCTCGGAAGTGAAATACCTTCTGGCACAGCGGTGTCTCCAGGATGGGAG GGTGGCTGATGCAGTGGAACATTACCTGGATTTTCTGTCTCTCCttcaggaggggctgcagcagcag GTGCCCCTGGatggcagctcagctctgcccaggaTCCCAGAGGTGTTCCTGGAAGCAGCATCTGCCTTGGAGCAGGCTGGGAGGCACCAGGATGCCATAACTGTGTGTGAGGAGGTCATCAGCCGGACAACTGACCTCATTCCACGGGTGTTACGAgtggaggagaggcaggagcagctggagtcCTCATTGCCAGGGGCAGAACTGGCAGGTGGGCTCCTGTCCCAGAAGAAGGAGAGCCTGTGCTGCCttgcctggagagcagctggatacctgcaccagggctgggcatgGGCCAAGCTGGGCGAGAGCAAGGAGGCTGTGACACAGTTCAGCAG GTGTCTCAGTGACCTCCTACGTGTCCAGCTTCACGGGTCTGGCATCAGACACACAG AGAATCTCCAGCCAGAAGTGGAGGTGCTCCAGAAGATCAGGTTGCTCTCTCTCCTCGGGCGAGGTACACAgttcctggagctggggaggaacaAAGAAGCCCTGTTGGATTTCCAGCACAGTTTGCAGATCTCACCAG GtgacccagctgctgcctcctaCCTGGTGCAGGCCTTGTGGGAGCTGAACCGGAAGCAGGAGGCGGCTGCTCAGTGGCAGAAGttctcccagagctgccctgcagaggatgggcagcagcaagggcagggaag GCCCCTCCCTTTGTACCTGGTTTCATGTCAGCAGCAGGCAGTGTTCCCTCACAGTGAAACTCTTGCTAGAAGCATACAGGATTACCTcagggcagcagcccaggacaccccaaggtGA